The Trueperaceae bacterium DNA segment TAGAGGCCTTCGAGAACGAACTCTGCGGCCGCGGCCAGCTCCTCGGGTCCGTTGCCTTCGGCCACCTCGCGCGAGACGTCGAGCAGCCCGGGTACCGTGCTGAAGACCTCCGGCAACTTCCCGGTCGGGATGGCGTCGGGCACTTTCAGAGCGTTGTCCGCCTCGAAGAACTCGACCACGCTGGTCGTGTCGATGTCGCCGGCGCGGCGACTGAAGACCTGACCTATCGCGCGGCGAACGATGTCGCGGGCGACCGCCTCTCCGCCCTTGAGCTCGCCCTCGTACTCGAGCTCCAGTTTGCCGGTCACAGCCGACAACCCGGCGTAGAGATCGACCGTTCGGACGACCGGGCAGGGTTCGCCGAGCGCCAGCGCCCGCCTCTCTGCGTTCGAAACGACGTTCTCCATGAGGCTGATGGGCAGCCGTTGCGAGACGCCGGAGTGCTTGTCCACCCGCGAATCGTCCCGCGCCTGGAAGGCGACCTCCTCGATTATCTCGGCGATGAAATCGGGTATCCGGACCTCCCGCTCACGGTGCGTCCAGGCCTCCTGACGCGTGATCGCCATACCCTCCTCGATGCTGGCGGGGTAATGGGTACGGATCTCGGAACCGATCCGGTCCTTCAGGGGCGTGATGATCTTGCCGCGAGCCGTGTAATCCTCGGGGTTGGCCGAGAACACCAGCATCACGTCGAGCGGCAACCGCACCGGATAGCCTTTGATCTGGACATCACCCTCCTGCATGATGTTGAAGAGGGCGACCTGCACCTTGCCGGAGAGGTCGGGGAGTTCATTCATGGCGAAAACACCA contains these protein-coding regions:
- a CDS encoding sigma 54-interacting transcriptional regulator, whose protein sequence is MAVSSASKGSGKPRTLGELRGTIWEERAGRSVKDELRENLVARLQAHEPIFTGIVGYDETVVPQVVNAVLSRHNFILLGLRGQAKTRILRQLTELLDEETPVVAGSELNDDPFAPVSAEARRKVAEEGDDTAIEWVSREARYIEKLATPDVTVADIIGDIDPIKAARLGTRLGDELSVHYGLLPRANRGVFAMNELPDLSGKVQVALFNIMQEGDVQIKGYPVRLPLDVMLVFSANPEDYTARGKIITPLKDRIGSEIRTHYPASIEEGMAITRQEAWTHREREVRIPDFIAEIIEEVAFQARDDSRVDKHSGVSQRLPISLMENVVSNAERRALALGEPCPVVRTVDLYAGLSAVTGKLELEYEGELKGGEAVARDIVRRAIGQVFSRRAGDIDTTSVVEFFEADNALKVPDAIPTGKLPEVFSTVPGLLDVSREVAEGNGPEELAAAAEFVLEGLYARRQVARSEERGYIAPEPDVSQVQAPRRRWN